Proteins found in one Zea mays cultivar B73 chromosome 1, Zm-B73-REFERENCE-NAM-5.0, whole genome shotgun sequence genomic segment:
- the LOC103637592 gene encoding putative B3 domain-containing protein Os10g0537100 gives MEFRPAHARVFEDSERPRGGVAWLEKEHMFEKVVTPSDVGKLNRLVIPKQHAERYFPALDASAAAASASASAGGGKAGLVLSFEDRAGKAWRFRYSYWNSSQSYVMTKGWSRFVKEKRLGAGDTVLFARGAGATRGRFFIDFRRRRHELAFLQPPLASAQRLLPLPSVPICPWQGYGASAPAPSRHVLFLRPQVPAAVVLTSVPVRVAASAVEEATRSKRVRLFGVNLDCPPDAEDGATATRTPSTLLQLPSPSSSTSSSTGGKDVRSLDLGL, from the coding sequence ATGGAGTTCAGGCCCGCGCATGCCCGTGTCTTCGAGGATTCCGAGAGGCCTCGCGGCGGCGTGGCGTGGCTGGAGAAGGAGCACATGTTCGAGAAAGTGGTCACCCCGAGCGACGTGGGGAAGCTCAATCGCCTGGTCATCCCGAAGCAGCACGCCGAGCGCTACTTCCCCGCGCTGGACGCCTCGGCCGCCGCGGCGTCGGCATCGGCGTCGGCGGGCGGCGGGAAGGCGGGGCTGGTGCTCAGCTTCGAGGACCGGGCGGGGAAGGCGTGGCGCTTCCGCTACTCGTACTGGAACAGCAGCCAGAGCTACGTGATGACCAAGGGATGGAGCCGCTTCGTGAAAGAGAAGCGCCTCGGTGCCGGGGACACGGTATTGTTCGCGCGCGGCGCGGGCGCCACGCGCGGCCGCTTCTTCATCGatttccgccgccgccgccacgagCTCGCGTTCCTGCAGCCGCCGCTGGCGTCTGCGCAGCGCCTCCTGCCGCTCCCGTCGGTGCCCATCTGCCCGTGGCAGGGCTACGGCGCCTCCGCTCCGGCGCCAAGCCGGCACGTGCTGTTCCTGCGGCCGCAGGTGCCGGCCGCCGTAGTGCTCACGTCGGTGCCCGTGCGCGTCGCCGCATCCGCGGTGGAGGAGGCGACGAGGTCGAAGCGCGTCCGCCTGTTCGGGGTGAACCTCGACTGCCCGCCGGACGCCGAAGACGGTGCCACAGCCACCCGGACGCCGTCGACGCTTCTGCAGCTGCCCTCGCCATCGTCGTCAACATCCTCCTCCACGGGAGGCAAGGATGTGCGTTCTTTGGATCTTGGACTTTGA